A region from the Pseudomonas promysalinigenes genome encodes:
- a CDS encoding response regulator transcription factor has product MSDENQVEAEELPHLLLVDDDATFTRVMARAMSRRGFRVSTAGSAEEGLALAQQDLPDYATLDLKMEGDSGLVLLPKLLELDPEMRVVILTGYSSIATAVEAVKRGACNYLCKPADADDVLAALLSEHADLDTLVPENPMSVDRLQWEHIQRVLNEHEGNISATARALGMHRRTLQRKLQKRPVRR; this is encoded by the coding sequence ATGAGCGACGAAAACCAGGTTGAAGCCGAAGAGCTGCCGCATCTGTTGCTGGTGGACGATGACGCCACCTTTACTCGAGTGATGGCTCGCGCCATGAGCCGCCGCGGCTTTCGTGTGAGCACTGCCGGTTCTGCGGAGGAGGGCTTGGCCCTGGCCCAGCAGGACCTGCCGGACTACGCTACGTTGGACCTGAAGATGGAAGGCGACTCCGGCCTGGTGCTTCTGCCCAAGCTGCTCGAGCTGGACCCAGAGATGCGCGTGGTGATCCTGACCGGGTATTCGAGCATTGCCACCGCTGTCGAGGCGGTCAAGCGCGGCGCCTGCAACTACCTGTGCAAGCCAGCCGACGCCGACGATGTATTGGCGGCGTTGCTTTCCGAGCATGCCGACCTCGATACCCTGGTGCCGGAAAACCCCATGTCGGTGGACCGCCTGCAGTGGGAACACATACAGCGCGTGCTGAACGAGCACGAAGGCAATATCTCCGCCACTGCCCGAGCGCTGGGCATGCACCGGCGTACCTTGCAGCGCAAATTGCAGAAGCGCCCTGTGCGTCGCTGA
- the gatB gene encoding Asp-tRNA(Asn)/Glu-tRNA(Gln) amidotransferase subunit GatB, producing MQWEVVIGLEIHTQLATQSKIFSGSATTFGSEPNTQASLVDLGMPGVLPVLNQEAVRMACMFGLAIDAEIGKRNVFARKNYFYPDLPKGYQISQMDLPIVGKGHLDIALEDGTIKRIGVTRAHLEEDAGKSLHEDFSGSTGIDLNRAGTPLLEIVSEPDMRSAKEAVAYVKAIHALVRYLGICDGNMAEGSLRCDCNVSIRPKGQTEFGTRCEIKNVNSFRFIERAINSEIQRQIDLIEDGGKVVQETRLYDPNKDETRSMRSKEEANDYRYFPDPDLLPVVIEDSFLETVRAGLPELPTQKVERFQSQYGLSAYDANVLASSREQADYFEEVVRIGGDAKLAANWVMVELGSLLNKLGVEIDQAPVSAAHLGGMLLRIRDNTISGKIAKTVFEAMAAGEGDADSIIESKGLKQVTDTGAIDKMLDEVLAANAEQVEQYRAADEAKRGKMFGFFVGQAMKASKGKANPGQVNQLLKAKLEG from the coding sequence ATGCAATGGGAAGTTGTGATCGGGCTGGAGATTCATACCCAGCTGGCCACCCAGTCGAAGATCTTCTCCGGCAGCGCCACCACCTTCGGCTCCGAGCCGAACACCCAGGCCAGCCTGGTTGATCTAGGCATGCCTGGCGTGCTGCCAGTGCTGAACCAGGAGGCCGTACGCATGGCCTGCATGTTCGGCCTGGCCATCGATGCCGAAATCGGCAAGCGCAACGTGTTCGCGCGTAAGAACTACTTCTACCCTGACCTGCCCAAGGGTTACCAGATCAGCCAGATGGATCTGCCGATCGTCGGCAAGGGCCACCTGGACATCGCCCTGGAAGACGGCACCATCAAGCGTATCGGCGTAACCCGCGCGCACCTGGAGGAAGACGCCGGCAAGAGCCTGCACGAGGACTTCAGCGGTTCCACCGGCATCGACCTCAACCGTGCCGGCACGCCGCTGCTGGAAATCGTCTCCGAGCCAGACATGCGTAGCGCCAAGGAGGCCGTGGCTTACGTCAAGGCAATCCACGCGCTGGTACGCTACCTGGGCATCTGTGACGGCAACATGGCCGAAGGCTCGCTGCGCTGCGACTGTAACGTATCGATCCGTCCCAAAGGCCAGACCGAGTTCGGCACCCGCTGCGAGATCAAGAACGTCAACTCGTTCCGCTTCATCGAACGCGCGATCAACAGCGAGATCCAGCGCCAGATCGACCTGATCGAGGACGGCGGCAAGGTGGTGCAGGAAACCCGCCTGTACGACCCGAACAAGGACGAGACCCGCTCCATGCGCAGCAAGGAAGAGGCCAACGACTACCGTTACTTCCCCGATCCCGATTTGCTGCCGGTGGTAATCGAGGACAGTTTCCTCGAAACGGTGCGCGCAGGCCTTCCTGAGCTGCCAACGCAGAAGGTCGAACGTTTCCAGAGCCAATACGGCCTGTCGGCCTATGACGCCAACGTGCTGGCTTCGAGCCGCGAGCAGGCGGACTACTTCGAAGAAGTGGTGCGTATTGGCGGGGATGCCAAGCTTGCCGCCAACTGGGTCATGGTCGAACTGGGTAGCCTGCTGAACAAACTAGGGGTCGAGATCGACCAAGCCCCGGTGAGTGCCGCGCACTTGGGCGGCATGTTGCTGCGCATTCGTGACAACACCATCAGCGGCAAGATCGCCAAGACCGTGTTCGAGGCCATGGCCGCCGGCGAAGGCGATGCCGATAGCATCATCGAAAGCAAAGGTCTCAAGCAGGTTACCGACACCGGTGCAATCGACAAGATGCTCGACGAAGTGCTCGCCGCCAATGCCGAACAAGTCGAACAGTACCGCGCCGCTGACGAGGCCAAACGCGGCAAGATGTTCGGTTTCTTCGTCGGCCAGGCGATGAAGGCTTCCAAGGGCAAGGCCAACCCTGGGCAGGTGAACCAACTACTCAAGGCCAAGCTCGAAGGGTGA
- a CDS encoding ATP-binding protein: MLAAAQPLSATRQNLWRLTVIRVLVLAAQAGSVGVAYWTDLLPLPWLSLAATLALSSLLCAFTALRLRLSLPVTETEYALQLACDLLIHSALLYYSGGSTNPFVSYYLVPLAIAAVTLPWLYSLILSGIALTAYSLLLVQFYPLEGLPMARDKMQVYGMWLSIALAAAVITFFAARMAEELRRQEQLRSERREESLRDEQLLAVATQAAGAAHELGTPLATMSVLLNEMRQDHTDPLLQEDLQILQDQVKLCKETLQQLVRAAEANRRLAVVEQEVTAWLDEALNRWHLMRPEASYRFQRLRDGQVPCLTPPPDLTQALLNLLNNAADACPDDLQVTLDWDAQDILISIRDHGPGVPPAIAEAIGKPFITTKGKGFGLGLFLSKASVTRAGGSVKLYSHEQGGTLTELRLPHGKRGDE; this comes from the coding sequence ATGCTCGCCGCCGCACAACCGCTCTCTGCCACCCGCCAGAACCTCTGGCGCCTGACCGTCATTCGGGTGTTGGTCCTAGCCGCTCAGGCAGGGTCCGTAGGGGTCGCCTACTGGACCGACCTGCTGCCGCTGCCGTGGTTATCGCTGGCCGCCACATTGGCCCTGTCGTCACTGCTGTGCGCCTTCACAGCCTTGCGCCTGCGGTTGTCGCTGCCGGTCACCGAAACCGAATACGCGCTGCAATTGGCCTGCGACCTGCTGATCCACAGCGCCTTGCTGTATTACTCAGGCGGCTCCACCAATCCATTCGTGTCTTATTACCTGGTGCCGTTGGCGATCGCGGCGGTGACCTTGCCGTGGTTGTACTCGCTGATTCTGTCGGGCATCGCCCTGACCGCCTACAGCCTGCTGCTGGTGCAGTTCTACCCGCTCGAAGGCCTGCCGATGGCGCGGGACAAGATGCAGGTCTATGGCATGTGGCTGAGTATTGCGCTGGCCGCCGCCGTGATTACCTTCTTCGCCGCGCGCATGGCCGAGGAGCTGCGTCGTCAGGAGCAGTTGCGCTCCGAGCGCCGCGAAGAGAGCCTGCGTGATGAGCAACTGCTGGCCGTTGCCACCCAGGCTGCCGGCGCAGCGCACGAACTGGGCACCCCCTTGGCGACCATGAGCGTGCTGCTCAACGAAATGCGCCAGGACCATACCGACCCGCTGCTGCAGGAAGATCTGCAAATCCTTCAGGACCAGGTGAAGCTGTGCAAGGAGACCCTCCAGCAGTTGGTGCGCGCCGCTGAGGCCAACCGCCGCCTGGCGGTGGTCGAGCAGGAGGTCACAGCCTGGCTTGATGAGGCGTTGAACCGCTGGCACCTGATGCGGCCTGAGGCCAGTTACCGCTTCCAGCGCCTGCGCGATGGTCAGGTACCGTGCCTGACGCCGCCACCAGACCTGACACAGGCACTGCTGAACTTGCTGAACAATGCCGCCGATGCCTGCCCTGACGACCTGCAGGTGACCCTTGACTGGGACGCCCAGGACATCCTGATCAGCATCCGTGACCATGGCCCCGGTGTACCGCCGGCCATTGCCGAGGCCATCGGCAAACCCTTCATTACCACCAAGGGCAAAGGCTTTGGCCTAGGCCTGTTCCTGAGCAAGGCCAGCGTGACTCGTGCGGGCGGCTCGGTAAAACTCTATAGTCATGAACAGGGTGGCACCCTGACCGAACTGCGCCTGCCCCATGGCAAGCGAGGAGATGAATGA
- the gatA gene encoding Asp-tRNA(Asn)/Glu-tRNA(Gln) amidotransferase subunit GatA, producing the protein MHELTLAEIARGLADKSFSSEELTGALLARVKQIDPQINSFISVTEELALGQARAADARRAGGETGALLGAPIAHKDLFCTLGVRTSCGSKMLDNFNAPYDATVVAKLADAGMVTLGKTNMDEFAMGSANESSHYGAVKNPWSLEHVPGGSSGGSAAAVAARLLPATTGTDTGGSIRQPAALTNLTGLKPTYGRVSRWGMIAYASSLDQGGPLARTAEDCALLLQGMAGFDAKDSTSIDEPVPDYSASLNGSLQGLRIGLPKEYFAAGLDPRIADLVQASVKELEKLGAVVKQISLPNMQHAIAAYYVIAPAEASSNLSRFDGVRFGYRCEAPKDLTDLYKRSRGEGFGAEVQRRIMVGTYALSAGYYDAYYVKAQQIRRLIKNDFMAAFNDVDLILGPTTPNPAWKLGAKSSDPVAAYLEDVYTITANLAGLPGLSMPAGFVDGLPVGVQLLAPYFQEGRLLNVAHRYQQVTDWHTRAPNGF; encoded by the coding sequence ATGCATGAATTGACCCTGGCCGAGATCGCCCGCGGACTCGCCGACAAGTCGTTTTCTTCCGAAGAGCTGACCGGCGCCCTGCTGGCGCGCGTCAAGCAGATCGACCCACAGATCAACAGCTTCATCAGCGTCACCGAAGAACTGGCCTTGGGCCAGGCACGTGCCGCAGACGCCCGCCGCGCCGGTGGCGAAACCGGCGCCCTGCTCGGCGCCCCAATCGCCCACAAGGACCTGTTCTGCACCCTGGGCGTGCGCACCAGCTGCGGCTCGAAGATGCTCGACAACTTCAACGCGCCGTACGATGCCACAGTGGTAGCCAAGCTGGCCGATGCCGGCATGGTCACCCTGGGCAAGACCAACATGGACGAGTTCGCCATGGGTTCGGCCAACGAATCCAGCCACTACGGCGCGGTGAAGAACCCATGGAGCCTCGAGCACGTGCCTGGCGGCTCGTCCGGTGGTTCGGCCGCGGCCGTAGCTGCACGCCTGCTGCCGGCCACTACCGGTACCGACACTGGCGGTTCGATCCGCCAGCCGGCGGCGCTGACCAACCTTACCGGCCTCAAACCGACGTACGGTCGCGTATCGCGCTGGGGCATGATCGCCTACGCTTCCAGCCTCGACCAGGGTGGCCCGCTGGCGCGCACTGCCGAAGACTGCGCCCTGCTGCTGCAAGGCATGGCCGGCTTCGATGCCAAGGACTCCACCAGCATCGATGAGCCCGTACCTGACTACAGCGCCAGCCTCAACGGCTCGCTGCAGGGGCTGCGCATCGGCCTGCCGAAGGAATACTTCGCAGCCGGCCTCGACCCACGCATCGCCGACCTGGTCCAGGCCAGCGTCAAGGAGCTGGAAAAGCTCGGCGCAGTGGTCAAGCAAATCAGCCTGCCCAACATGCAGCATGCCATTGCGGCGTACTACGTGATCGCCCCCGCCGAAGCTTCCTCCAACCTGTCGCGTTTCGATGGCGTGCGCTTCGGCTACCGCTGTGAAGCCCCCAAGGACCTGACCGACCTGTACAAGCGCTCTCGTGGCGAAGGCTTCGGCGCCGAGGTGCAGCGCCGCATCATGGTCGGCACCTACGCCCTTTCGGCCGGCTACTACGACGCCTACTACGTCAAGGCACAGCAGATCCGTCGCCTGATCAAGAACGACTTCATGGCGGCGTTCAACGATGTCGACCTGATCCTAGGCCCGACCACGCCGAACCCGGCTTGGAAGCTTGGCGCCAAGAGCAGCGACCCTGTCGCCGCCTACCTGGAAGACGTCTACACCATCACTGCCAACCTGGCAGGCCTGCCAGGCCTGTCGATGCCTGCCGGCTTCGTCGATGGCCTGCCGGTCGGCGTACAGCTGCTGGCCCCATACTTCCAGGAAGGCCGCCTACTCAACGTCGCGCACCGTTACCAGCAAGTCACCGACTGGCACACCCGCGCCCCTAACGGCTTCTGA
- a CDS encoding amino acid permease — protein sequence MQDQSTPEPLKRGLKNRHIQLIALGGAVGTGLFLGIAQTIQLAGPSVLLGYAIAGLMAFFIMRQLGEMVVEEPVAGSFSHFAHHYWSEFAGFVSGWNYWVVYVLVGMAELSAVGIYVQYWWPGFPTWATAAIFFVVINLINLTQVRVYGEMEFWFALIKVVAIVSMIGFGAWLLASGNGGPDASVSNLWQYGGFFPNGVAGLVMALAVIMFSFGGLELVGITAAEADNPRHSIPKATNQVVYRILIFYIGALAVLLTLYPWQKVVQGGSPFVMIFHELDSDVVATILNIVVLTAALSVYNSCVYANSRMLFGLASQGDAPRQLLKVSRGGVPLTALGVSAVATGLCVLINYLMPGEAFGLLMALAVSALVINWASISITHLKFRKAKLATGTTPFYQSWGHPLTNYLCLAFIVLILVVMYLTPPIRISVMLIPGWIAVLWVAFKLKKTRQVRR from the coding sequence ATGCAAGACCAGAGCACGCCCGAGCCGTTGAAGCGCGGGCTGAAGAATCGCCATATCCAGCTGATCGCGCTGGGCGGTGCTGTAGGTACAGGGTTGTTTCTTGGCATCGCCCAGACAATCCAGCTGGCTGGCCCTTCCGTATTGCTGGGCTACGCCATCGCCGGCCTGATGGCCTTCTTCATCATGCGTCAGTTGGGTGAGATGGTGGTGGAGGAGCCGGTGGCGGGGAGCTTCAGCCACTTCGCCCACCACTACTGGAGCGAGTTCGCCGGGTTCGTCTCCGGCTGGAACTACTGGGTGGTATACGTGCTCGTCGGCATGGCCGAACTCTCGGCGGTCGGGATCTACGTGCAGTACTGGTGGCCAGGCTTCCCGACCTGGGCCACGGCGGCGATCTTCTTTGTGGTCATCAACCTGATCAACCTTACCCAGGTCAGGGTATATGGCGAGATGGAGTTCTGGTTCGCACTGATCAAGGTGGTGGCGATCGTCAGCATGATTGGTTTCGGTGCCTGGCTGCTGGCAAGTGGCAATGGTGGCCCGGATGCCAGCGTATCCAACCTGTGGCAGTACGGCGGGTTCTTCCCCAATGGCGTGGCAGGCCTGGTGATGGCTTTGGCCGTGATCATGTTCTCGTTCGGGGGCCTGGAATTGGTCGGCATCACCGCTGCCGAGGCGGACAACCCGCGCCACAGCATTCCCAAGGCGACCAATCAGGTGGTCTATCGCATCCTGATCTTCTACATTGGTGCGCTGGCAGTGTTGTTGACGCTGTACCCTTGGCAGAAGGTGGTGCAAGGTGGCAGCCCATTCGTGATGATCTTCCACGAACTGGATAGCGATGTGGTGGCGACCATTCTCAACATCGTGGTGCTGACCGCTGCACTGTCGGTATACAACAGCTGCGTCTATGCCAACAGCCGCATGCTGTTCGGCTTGGCGAGCCAGGGTGATGCGCCGCGGCAATTGCTCAAGGTCAGCCGCGGTGGCGTGCCGCTCACCGCGCTTGGTGTTTCGGCAGTGGCCACCGGCCTTTGCGTGTTGATCAACTACCTGATGCCAGGCGAGGCCTTCGGGCTGTTGATGGCATTGGCGGTGTCGGCACTGGTGATCAACTGGGCCAGTATCAGTATCACTCACCTGAAGTTCCGCAAGGCCAAGCTGGCAACGGGTACTACCCCGTTCTACCAAAGTTGGGGGCATCCGCTGACCAATTACCTGTGTCTGGCGTTCATCGTTCTGATTCTGGTGGTGATGTACCTGACCCCGCCGATTCGAATTTCGGTGATGCTGATTCCGGGATGGATTGCGGTGCTGTGGGTGGCCTTCAAGCTGAAGAAGACTCGGCAGGTTCGGCGTTGA
- a CDS encoding AEC family transporter yields MLALLIQTLNITAPVFAMLFLGVLLKRIHLIDDNFNRIASQLVFNVCMPALLFLGIYHADLATAVQPKVILYFVVATLVGFAMAWGMAVWRSPLAERGIYTQGAFRGNNGVIGLALAASLYGDYGISLGAVLAGVVILMYNSLSAVVLAVYSSQLKSDPWSILKSIFSNPLIISVLVATPMAYGQVPLPNWLLTSGDYLAQMTLPLALICIGGTLSLAALRDSGKLAIDASLVKMVWLPLIGTLGAWLCGFRGAELGILFLYIASPTAAASYVMARAANGNHELAASIIVITTLMAAVTTNIGIFILQWGGWI; encoded by the coding sequence ATGCTTGCCCTTCTCATCCAGACGCTTAACATCACGGCACCGGTCTTCGCCATGCTGTTTCTGGGCGTGCTGCTCAAACGCATCCATCTGATCGACGACAACTTCAACCGGATCGCCTCGCAGTTGGTGTTCAACGTTTGCATGCCAGCGCTGCTGTTCCTCGGCATCTATCACGCCGACCTCGCTACAGCGGTGCAACCCAAAGTCATCCTCTACTTCGTCGTCGCTACCCTGGTCGGTTTCGCCATGGCCTGGGGTATGGCTGTCTGGCGCAGCCCATTGGCCGAGCGCGGCATCTACACCCAAGGTGCGTTTCGCGGCAACAACGGGGTGATCGGCCTGGCCCTGGCGGCCAGCCTCTACGGCGATTACGGCATTTCCCTGGGGGCGGTGCTCGCAGGGGTGGTCATCCTCATGTACAACTCGCTGTCAGCGGTGGTGCTGGCGGTGTACAGCTCGCAGCTCAAGTCCGATCCCTGGAGCATTCTCAAGAGCATTTTCAGCAACCCGTTGATCATCAGCGTCCTGGTGGCGACACCCATGGCTTACGGCCAGGTGCCGCTGCCCAACTGGCTGCTTACCTCGGGCGACTATCTGGCGCAGATGACCCTGCCACTGGCGCTGATCTGCATCGGTGGCACCCTTTCGCTGGCAGCGCTGCGCGACAGCGGCAAGCTGGCTATCGATGCCAGCCTGGTGAAGATGGTCTGGCTGCCGTTGATCGGCACCCTGGGCGCCTGGTTGTGCGGGTTCCGCGGTGCCGAACTGGGCATCCTTTTCCTGTACATCGCCAGCCCCACGGCGGCAGCCAGTTATGTGATGGCGCGCGCGGCTAACGGCAATCATGAACTGGCGGCGTCTATCATCGTGATCACTACGCTGATGGCTGCGGTCACCACCAACATTGGTATTTTCATCTTGCAGTGGGGCGGATGGATCTAG
- a CDS encoding SIMPL domain-containing protein (The SIMPL domain is named for its presence in mouse protein SIMPL (signalling molecule that associates with mouse pelle-like kinase). Bacterial member BP26, from Brucella, was shown to assemble into a channel-like structure, while YggE from E. coli has been associated with resistance to oxidative stress.): MYMPSRGAAFVLTCGLLASLPALAADEPRYNQVSLRAEVSKEVARDLMVVTLYSEAQNTDPGKLAKQITETMNKAVQQARQVKDVKISQGSRNSYPVYDSKGQKITGWRERAELRLEGADFPALSQLTADLLQELKMGGMDFSIAPATRKASEDELLKEAVDAFKARAQLATQALGGTGYKVVSLNLNSSGYPRPYLRSAPMAMKAMAADEAAPAPDIEAGTSEVSMNADGLIEVQMP, encoded by the coding sequence ATGTACATGCCAAGTCGCGGCGCCGCTTTTGTCCTTACCTGTGGCCTGCTGGCCAGCTTGCCGGCCCTGGCGGCCGACGAGCCACGCTACAACCAGGTATCGCTGCGCGCCGAAGTCAGCAAGGAAGTGGCTCGCGACCTGATGGTCGTGACCCTCTACAGCGAAGCGCAGAACACCGACCCAGGCAAGCTTGCCAAGCAGATCACCGAAACCATGAACAAGGCCGTGCAGCAGGCACGCCAGGTCAAGGATGTGAAAATCAGCCAAGGCAGCCGCAATAGCTACCCGGTTTATGACAGCAAGGGCCAGAAAATCACCGGCTGGCGTGAGCGCGCCGAATTGCGCCTGGAAGGTGCTGACTTCCCTGCCCTCTCCCAGCTCACCGCAGACCTGCTGCAGGAGCTGAAGATGGGCGGTATGGACTTTTCCATCGCCCCGGCCACGCGCAAGGCCAGCGAGGATGAGCTGCTCAAGGAAGCAGTGGACGCCTTCAAAGCCCGTGCGCAACTGGCGACTCAGGCGCTGGGCGGCACAGGCTACAAAGTGGTCAGCCTGAACCTCAACAGCTCTGGCTACCCCCGCCCTTACCTGCGCAGCGCACCGATGGCGATGAAGGCCATGGCAGCCGATGAGGCCGCGCCAGCACCAGACATCGAAGCCGGTACCAGTGAAGTCAGCATGAATGCCGACGGCCTGATCGAAGTGCAGATGCCCTAA
- a CDS encoding calcium/sodium antiporter, with amino-acid sequence MGLALLLLVGGAELMVRAALRLAQRLHVRPLIIGLSLVAFGSTAPQLTVSLQAAFQGAPDVAVGSVIGSNIFNVLVILGLAALVIPLRVSRQLVRLDIPLMIAASALVYALCANAHLGRAEGLLLLLGLAGYLAMLWHQSRHYARTYPAPNAGAASAGRFWSGTLLQVLLGFGLLSLAGHLLLESAIEVATDLGLSERIIGLTVVAVCTSLPELAAALIAAVRGEREIAVGTVIGSNLFNLLGVLGLTALTTPEPLTISPNALAFDLPVMFGVAALSLPVFYSGYRITRAEGLVFLCLYLAYGLHVAAFTMGMPLAGRLERLMLFYVLPVLAVVLLFTTLRAWRRQH; translated from the coding sequence ATGGGCCTTGCCCTGCTATTGCTGGTCGGCGGAGCCGAGCTCATGGTGCGCGCCGCACTTCGCCTGGCGCAACGCCTGCACGTGCGGCCATTGATCATCGGCCTGAGCCTGGTCGCTTTCGGCAGCACTGCTCCGCAGCTGACGGTAAGCCTGCAGGCTGCTTTCCAGGGTGCCCCTGATGTGGCCGTGGGCAGCGTGATCGGCAGCAATATCTTCAATGTACTGGTCATCCTCGGGCTGGCCGCGCTGGTCATCCCGTTGCGGGTGTCACGCCAGTTGGTGCGCCTGGATATCCCGCTGATGATCGCAGCCAGCGCGCTGGTATATGCCCTTTGCGCCAATGCTCACTTGGGCCGGGCCGAGGGTTTATTGTTGCTGCTTGGCCTGGCGGGCTACCTGGCGATGCTTTGGCACCAGTCACGCCACTATGCCCGCACCTACCCTGCGCCGAATGCCGGGGCTGCCAGCGCCGGACGTTTCTGGTCCGGGACGTTGCTCCAGGTGCTGTTGGGCTTTGGCCTGCTGAGCCTGGCCGGGCACCTGCTGTTGGAGTCCGCCATTGAAGTGGCTACCGATCTGGGCTTGTCCGAACGCATCATCGGCCTGACCGTGGTCGCGGTGTGTACATCCCTGCCTGAACTTGCCGCAGCGCTGATCGCCGCCGTTCGAGGTGAGCGGGAAATTGCGGTAGGCACGGTGATCGGCAGCAACCTGTTCAACCTGCTTGGGGTACTTGGCCTGACCGCGCTGACCACCCCCGAGCCACTGACCATTTCGCCCAATGCACTGGCCTTCGACCTTCCGGTGATGTTTGGCGTCGCCGCACTGAGCTTGCCGGTGTTTTACTCCGGTTATCGAATCACCCGCGCCGAAGGGCTGGTGTTCCTTTGCCTGTACCTGGCCTATGGCCTACATGTGGCGGCTTTCACCATGGGCATGCCACTGGCCGGGCGGCTGGAGCGGTTGATGCTGTTCTATGTGCTGCCGGTGCTTGCCGTGGTGCTGTTGTTCACCACCCTGCGTGCCTGGCGGCGGCAGCATTGA
- a CDS encoding septal ring lytic transglycosylase RlpA family protein has product MLKRSLASLALFSFLAGCASQAIDPRGYNETGTASYYGSRHHGKRTASGEPFNQHGLTAAHRSLAFGSRVLVTNLANDRSVVVRINDRGPHTRSRLIDLSRAAAEKIGMLRSGTARVRVQGLSD; this is encoded by the coding sequence TTGCTTAAACGATCCCTCGCCAGCTTGGCGCTTTTTTCCTTCCTGGCTGGCTGCGCCAGTCAGGCCATCGACCCCCGCGGTTACAACGAAACCGGCACCGCGTCCTATTACGGCTCCCGCCACCACGGCAAACGCACCGCCAGCGGCGAACCGTTCAACCAGCACGGGCTGACCGCTGCCCACCGCAGCCTGGCATTCGGCAGCCGGGTACTGGTCACCAACCTGGCCAATGACCGCAGCGTGGTGGTCCGCATCAACGACCGCGGCCCGCATACCCGCAGCCGCTTGATCGACCTGTCACGTGCTGCAGCAGAAAAAATCGGCATGCTCCGTAGCGGAACGGCGCGCGTGCGGGTACAAGGTTTGAGCGACTGA